The following proteins are encoded in a genomic region of candidate division WOR-3 bacterium:
- a CDS encoding FG-GAP-like repeat-containing protein, with translation MEVNLRPILTILFLLSLCGAEKVVITRNKNYNPPPLPQSNIKINLVSPKGVETKAPQMLKTTHFFKEFGLPRPRLGTRMQNLRILVLRAEFVEDNDSLTTGNGKMDLKGFGSPSDGLFYDPPHTKKYFERQMDFLHNYYKANSFGHCNVTYTVKPDRPTDCYQLPHKMAYYSGYDHYDPKTGIVWFNTYAMEMGMVRIVADAIAAADMDETVDFSDYDAIIVFHAGTLLQTSINFYRFRDIPAATIPPGALEYYLGVPYIIANNGTDTIQCPISCLSEMARVDWYMVGALGTTVHEFGHILGLPDLYDITGWSNGVGAFDLMGTGGWVGMPDAGVPEGSIPVNLGAWTRYFFGHYTYDPVWVEPFVVTHPESLLTLRASAADTSQSGIANQTMIKIPISPTEFFLIENRQQDIKQKDTIIIDVEDGIPVYVDNGEFDFFLPGSGILIWHIDDNVIYANYGYNIIQIDPKHKGIDVEEADGIQHFDAWVYVDTLEYYGSKYDFFFVDDSNKSNRRFGPFTNPNSDSYFGKSLLNIEIFSKLDTLMSLSVNFDIYQKGFPVSLPVRKSIHSLNYGDLDGNGDMEIVSTTRYGHIYVYNHDGTPYRSAMVDTITTFTAIGDINNDGAEDIVFGSGFNLRVLDGITLTPLTNFPFRTDGIILGAPLLFDINGDNKLEIIFGSEDRKLYCLNSDGTNIANFPIYLNSWIYSTPCVFDETNRTIGVLGADGRFWLINKDGIVKEYTESQHNMLTYSSPVVGDIDRDGKPEAAIVNGYGTFYIYGADTLEQKFETWIDTVFYYTPALADIDKDGYLEIISPNSSKTLYVFNRNGTIENNFPLNTDMNILYPLVIAELDTISREEIVFGLGPKDSLSTGQLKIIYNRNHEFAFSPLFGDGGFSSPGFVADIDFDGDLELACGSDSGKIYIWDFPGRTASWCGYMNSNKNWGVYKGDYLEISSSSELIGSFYIYPSPVKGKGTVRFYLYQNAEVKVDILDITGHRIGGMKLYDTMPNEYNECYFDFKNQSNGVYILRIEAKNSNKKEVKFKKFAVLK, from the coding sequence ATGGAGGTCAATTTGCGTCCAATTCTTACAATTTTATTTTTATTGAGTCTCTGCGGGGCAGAGAAGGTGGTGATAACGAGAAATAAAAACTATAATCCACCTCCACTTCCACAATCCAATATAAAGATTAACCTTGTCAGTCCAAAAGGAGTTGAAACGAAAGCACCCCAGATGTTAAAGACAACACATTTCTTTAAAGAGTTTGGTCTGCCCCGTCCCAGATTAGGCACAAGAATGCAAAATCTACGCATACTTGTTTTGAGGGCAGAGTTTGTTGAAGATAATGATTCTCTAACTACGGGCAATGGTAAAATGGACCTCAAGGGATTTGGTTCTCCATCGGATGGTCTTTTTTATGATCCACCCCATACCAAAAAATATTTTGAAAGGCAGATGGATTTTTTGCACAATTACTACAAAGCGAATTCATTTGGACATTGCAATGTAACATATACGGTAAAACCTGACCGTCCGACGGATTGTTATCAATTGCCTCATAAGATGGCATACTACAGCGGATATGACCATTATGACCCAAAGACTGGAATCGTCTGGTTTAATACCTACGCAATGGAAATGGGCATGGTAAGGATTGTTGCCGATGCAATTGCTGCTGCGGATATGGATGAAACCGTAGACTTTTCTGACTATGATGCAATAATTGTCTTTCATGCGGGGACTCTTCTTCAAACAAGTATTAATTTTTATAGATTTCGTGATATTCCAGCAGCAACAATTCCACCAGGTGCCTTAGAATATTATCTTGGTGTGCCATATATTATTGCAAATAATGGAACGGATACAATTCAATGCCCGATAAGTTGTTTATCAGAAATGGCAAGGGTTGATTGGTATATGGTTGGTGCACTCGGCACCACTGTTCATGAATTTGGGCATATTCTCGGTCTGCCTGACTTGTATGATATAACGGGCTGGTCAAATGGTGTTGGTGCATTTGATTTGATGGGAACTGGCGGTTGGGTTGGAATGCCGGATGCTGGTGTGCCTGAGGGTTCTATCCCTGTAAATTTGGGTGCCTGGACAAGATACTTTTTTGGACACTATACCTATGACCCGGTCTGGGTTGAACCATTTGTAGTAACACATCCCGAAAGCCTATTAACCCTGCGTGCCTCAGCGGCAGATACTTCACAATCTGGTATTGCAAACCAGACAATGATAAAGATACCCATTTCACCAACTGAATTCTTTTTGATTGAAAACCGTCAGCAGGATATTAAACAAAAAGACACAATAATAATTGATGTTGAGGATGGAATTCCGGTTTATGTTGATAATGGCGAGTTCGATTTCTTCTTGCCGGGCAGTGGGATATTAATCTGGCATATTGATGACAATGTGATATATGCAAATTATGGATATAATATAATTCAGATTGACCCGAAGCATAAGGGAATTGATGTAGAAGAGGCGGATGGGATACAGCATTTTGATGCCTGGGTATATGTTGATACACTTGAATATTATGGCTCAAAGTATGATTTCTTCTTTGTTGATGATTCAAACAAATCAAATCGCAGATTCGGTCCTTTTACCAATCCCAATTCTGATAGTTATTTTGGGAAATCTCTTTTGAATATAGAAATCTTTTCAAAACTTGATACCTTGATGAGCTTGTCGGTTAATTTTGATATCTATCAAAAAGGATTTCCAGTCTCTCTACCGGTACGAAAATCCATTCATTCTTTAAATTACGGCGACCTTGATGGTAATGGCGATATGGAAATAGTTTCGACAACCCGTTACGGGCATATCTATGTTTATAACCATGACGGCACTCCTTATCGCTCAGCAATGGTTGATACAATCACCACATTTACCGCAATCGGTGATATAAACAATGACGGTGCTGAAGATATTGTATTTGGCTCAGGATTTAATTTACGGGTTTTGGATGGAATTACTCTTACACCATTAACAAACTTTCCATTCAGGACCGATGGCATAATTCTTGGTGCGCCTTTATTGTTTGATATAAATGGCGATAATAAACTTGAAATAATATTTGGTTCCGAGGATAGAAAACTATATTGTCTGAATAGTGATGGAACAAATATTGCAAACTTCCCGATTTATCTCAATTCCTGGATATATTCCACGCCCTGTGTTTTTGATGAAACAAATAGAACCATTGGTGTCCTTGGTGCCGACGGCAGATTCTGGCTTATAAATAAAGACGGCATAGTAAAGGAATACACTGAATCCCAGCATAATATGCTCACATATTCCTCCCCGGTGGTGGGTGATATAGACCGCGATGGTAAACCCGAAGCAGCAATTGTCAATGGCTATGGAACTTTTTATATCTATGGTGCAGATACCTTAGAACAGAAATTTGAAACCTGGATTGATACTGTCTTTTATTATACACCGGCGCTCGCGGATATTGATAAGGATGGCTATCTTGAAATTATCTCACCCAATAGTAGCAAGACCCTTTATGTCTTCAATCGTAACGGGACTATTGAAAACAACTTTCCGCTGAATACAGATATGAATATTTTATATCCACTCGTTATTGCCGAACTTGATACAATCAGTAGAGAAGAAATTGTCTTCGGTCTTGGACCAAAAGATAGCCTGAGTACAGGACAATTGAAGATTATTTATAATCGCAATCATGAATTTGCATTTTCACCATTGTTCGGTGATGGTGGATTTTCTTCGCCCGGGTTTGTAGCAGATATTGATTTTGATGGTGATTTAGAACTTGCCTGTGGTAGCGATTCTGGCAAGATCTATATCTGGGACTTTCCAGGCAGAACTGCTTCCTGGTGTGGTTATATGAATTCAAATAAAAATTGGGGAGTGTATAAGGGAGATTATCTTGAAATTTCAAGTTCATCAGAACTCATTGGTTCTTTCTATATTTATCCATCACCGGTAAAAGGCAAAGGCACGGTGCGTTTCTATCTTTATCAGAATGCAGAAGTGAAGGTTGATATCTTGGATATTACCGGGCATAGAATTGGTGGTATGAAACTATATGACACAATGCCGAATGAATATAACGAATGTTATTTTGATTTTAAAAATCAATCCAATGGCGTGTATATTCTGCGCATTGAAGCGAAGAATAGTAATAAAAAAGAAGTGAAATTTAAAAAATTCGCAGTACTTAAGTAA
- a CDS encoding BamA/TamA family outer membrane protein yields the protein MTWILLINFLITLPISKINFEGNYSVKSRELSGIILSRKKEQFSDFNLIQDVSRIIRFYNNRGFFDTKVEPVIKESDKDIEILFKIFEGKRPRVKEIRFSNGEKDLVRFLEIEKNEFFIQEKIKKSAEQIENYYKDIGYAFARANTRSLPDSGILIFEIQKDKIFYINDISVKGLRFCNPSVVHHEIEIKPGDTYSKKKIFNSQLRIYRLGFFSTVDIDMIKVSDDSLDLIFNLRELKSRILNWGIGISIPLSFIISIGLEEMNLFNAGHRFKIQPSFKINIKKEWETKFDFIYSIPYFTKFRLSPSVLPFYWYENRQDFIRKSWGAEFRVSKIFNEHIQANIANKYKYVDIDMKSELPDTFSGSTNSMKFQLMGDYRNEFFNPVSGIYIVPILEYAGGILGGSNHYIRFETEARYYKTFLLGKRNILAQRLKFGIIIPTDGVSPDEKYYLGGQYSLRGYPEKSIGPDSLQNEHYGEVLINFNIEDRLNIFKNWGFVVFFDMGYLDNREKIFRTEFFKISTGAGIRYYTPIGPIRADFGIPLKEKGREFYLGIYHIF from the coding sequence TTGACTTGGATACTCTTAATAAATTTTCTCATAACCCTTCCTATTTCAAAAATTAATTTTGAGGGTAATTACTCTGTTAAATCGAGAGAACTTTCCGGGATAATTCTTTCTCGTAAAAAAGAACAATTCAGCGATTTTAATTTAATACAGGATGTTAGCCGAATAATTCGTTTTTATAACAACCGTGGTTTTTTTGATACAAAGGTTGAGCCTGTAATAAAGGAATCAGATAAAGATATAGAAATTCTTTTCAAAATTTTTGAAGGTAAAAGACCACGGGTTAAAGAAATCAGGTTTTCAAATGGTGAAAAAGATTTGGTTCGTTTCCTGGAAATTGAAAAAAATGAATTTTTTATCCAGGAAAAGATTAAAAAGTCTGCAGAACAGATTGAAAATTATTACAAGGACATTGGATATGCGTTTGCAAGGGCAAATACGCGCAGTTTGCCTGATTCTGGAATTTTAATTTTTGAAATCCAGAAAGACAAAATTTTTTACATAAATGACATTTCAGTCAAGGGGCTTAGATTTTGCAATCCATCTGTAGTTCATCATGAGATTGAGATAAAACCCGGTGATACCTACAGCAAAAAGAAGATTTTCAATAGCCAGTTGCGCATCTACCGTTTGGGTTTTTTTAGTACCGTGGATATTGATATGATTAAAGTCTCTGATGATTCATTGGATCTTATATTTAATTTAAGGGAATTGAAATCCAGAATTCTCAATTGGGGTATTGGTATATCTATACCGTTGAGTTTCATTATTTCTATTGGACTTGAAGAAATGAATCTTTTTAATGCTGGACATCGTTTTAAAATCCAGCCTTCATTTAAGATAAACATAAAAAAAGAGTGGGAGACAAAATTTGATTTTATCTATTCCATTCCTTATTTTACAAAATTTAGATTGAGTCCGTCAGTTTTACCCTTTTACTGGTATGAAAACAGACAGGATTTTATAAGAAAATCCTGGGGTGCTGAATTTAGGGTTTCAAAAATTTTCAATGAACATATTCAGGCGAATATCGCCAATAAATATAAATATGTAGATATTGATATGAAATCTGAATTACCGGATACTTTTTCAGGAAGCACAAATAGTATGAAATTTCAATTAATGGGTGATTACCGCAATGAATTTTTCAATCCTGTTTCTGGTATATACATTGTTCCCATTTTAGAGTATGCTGGTGGTATATTGGGTGGATCTAATCATTATATTCGTTTTGAAACAGAAGCAAGGTATTACAAAACTTTTTTATTAGGCAAAAGGAATATTCTTGCCCAGCGATTAAAATTTGGTATTATCATTCCTACCGACGGTGTAAGCCCTGACGAAAAATATTATCTTGGCGGACAGTACAGTCTTAGGGGTTATCCGGAAAAATCAATTGGTCCAGATTCATTACAGAATGAACATTATGGAGAAGTTTTGATTAATTTCAACATAGAAGACCGCCTGAACATATTTAAAAACTGGGGTTTTGTAGTATTCTTTGATATGGGCTATCTTGATAACCGCGAAAAGATTTTCAGGACCGAGTTTTTCAAAATAAGTACAGGTGCAGGGATAAGATATTATACACCAATCGGACCAATCCGCGCAGATTTCGGCATACCGCTTAAAGAAAAAGGCAGAGAATTTTATTTGGGTATCTATCATATCTTTTAA
- a CDS encoding glycosyltransferase family 4 protein, which yields MKVLFVATAFPRYKGDVITPWMIELIERLRKKGIEVSVFTSSYKGLKNQVWNGMPVYRFRYFLKKYERLTHEETAVDRFSKGGFNILLSFLYVIFGTIAIARLVRSRKFDIVHINWPFPHILFGVCAKVLSRCKVFATFYGLEIRWLKKKFPFLVKPFAFFVNRADVITAISNHTAGELKGIVKKEIPIIPFSITVESSSVAVSDENFILFVGRHVERKGVHILIEAFKLIHKEIPHNLIIVGDGPERKNWEKMSLDYGLSDRIKFTGWVSKEELHNYYRTCSFFVLPAIYDKHGDTEGLGVVMIEAMGYSKPVIASNVGGITDVVIHGHNGILVKDNDPNELAKAIKELARNKELCRKLGENAKKDIDERFNWDKIVSKLIELYEANY from the coding sequence ATGAAGGTTTTATTCGTTGCTACTGCTTTTCCCAGATATAAGGGTGATGTTATTACCCCCTGGATGATTGAATTGATTGAAAGGTTGCGCAAAAAAGGAATTGAGGTATCAGTTTTTACATCTTCTTATAAAGGATTGAAAAATCAAGTATGGAATGGAATGCCTGTTTATAGATTTAGATATTTTCTAAAAAAATACGAAAGATTGACCCATGAAGAGACTGCAGTGGATAGATTTAGTAAGGGCGGATTCAATATATTATTGAGTTTTCTTTATGTTATCTTCGGAACAATTGCAATCGCAAGATTGGTGCGCTCAAGAAAATTTGATATTGTCCATATTAACTGGCCCTTTCCCCATATATTATTTGGTGTCTGTGCTAAGGTGCTATCAAGATGCAAGGTGTTTGCTACATTCTATGGGCTTGAAATTCGTTGGTTGAAAAAGAAGTTTCCATTTTTAGTCAAACCGTTCGCTTTTTTTGTAAATCGTGCTGATGTTATCACCGCGATATCAAATCATACCGCAGGTGAATTAAAAGGAATTGTGAAAAAGGAGATTCCAATCATACCATTCAGTATTACGGTTGAGTCGTCATCCGTCGCTGTCTCTGATGAAAATTTTATTCTATTTGTGGGAAGGCATGTGGAGAGGAAGGGTGTTCATATATTGATTGAGGCGTTCAAACTCATTCACAAAGAAATTCCGCACAACTTAATAATCGTCGGTGATGGGCCAGAAAGAAAAAACTGGGAGAAGATGAGTTTAGATTATGGGTTAAGTGACAGAATTAAATTTACGGGTTGGGTCTCTAAGGAAGAGCTGCATAATTACTATAGGACCTGTAGTTTCTTTGTTCTGCCTGCGATATATGACAAACACGGTGATACCGAAGGGCTTGGTGTTGTAATGATTGAGGCAATGGGTTATTCCAAACCGGTGATTGCCTCAAATGTTGGCGGTATTACCGATGTGGTGATACATGGGCATAATGGCATACTTGTTAAAGATAATGACCCGAATGAACTTGCTAAGGCAATAAAAGAACTTGCCCGAAATAAGGAACTCTGCAGAAAGCTTGGTGAGAATGCAAAGAAAGATATTGACGAAAGGTTTAATTGGGATAAAATAGTATCTAAATTGATTGAACTATATGAAGCAAATTATTGA
- the scpB gene encoding SMC-Scp complex subunit ScpB — MKQIIEALLIATDTPLSLERIAGIINCPEEEVKKSLEILNEEYKQTGRAFEIKEVAGGYQIYTLPEYADYVSKLKQKKEKLSKAALETLAIIAYHQPITRAEVEKARGVDCSYILESLMEKGLIKTSGRLPTPGRPIKYVTTNEFLRHFGIRDLSELPREEDFAEPAIETPPSSQPTQETVIEEKQEKIDKEIEEEFKDLTEDEN, encoded by the coding sequence ATGAAGCAAATTATTGAAGCCCTGTTAATTGCAACCGATACCCCGCTCAGTTTAGAGCGGATTGCCGGCATTATTAATTGCCCTGAGGAAGAGGTTAAAAAGAGCCTTGAGATATTAAACGAAGAATATAAACAGACGGGCAGGGCATTTGAGATTAAAGAAGTAGCGGGTGGTTATCAGATTTACACCTTACCTGAATATGCAGATTATGTTAGTAAACTAAAACAAAAGAAAGAGAAACTTTCAAAGGCAGCACTTGAAACCCTGGCAATAATCGCCTATCACCAGCCGATTACCCGTGCAGAAGTGGAAAAGGCAAGGGGTGTTGATTGTTCTTATATCCTTGAAAGTCTAATGGAAAAAGGTTTGATTAAAACCAGTGGGAGATTACCTACGCCAGGCAGACCTATAAAATATGTAACGACTAATGAATTTTTAAGACACTTTGGAATTCGGGATTTGAGCGAGTTGCCCAGGGAAGAAGATTTTGCCGAACCCGCGATTGAAACACCACCGAGTTCCCAGCCTACCCAGGAAACGGTCATTGAAGAGAAACAAGAAAAAATTGATAAGGAAATAGAAGAAGAATTCAAAGATCTTACTGAGGATGAAAATTGA
- a CDS encoding translocation/assembly module TamB domain-containing protein, with protein MKKLIVTLIIIVIIVVALVVVVNFVNWGAVGLSILNRTTGYKISYENIEGSLFKGYTIQNYIIKTSETDSIYGGRAQISYRFLPLSFRLPTIFQLNLLEPVIYIKEKKGVAEEGKFSIPKFNLSIRINVKNGSIIYENNKKYKVENISGLIFIDFLGRSLYFTTMNLSLKSSDIPLQIYAANILLNITPEKFDLRSCQIKGRGINLQGNGFYIPKEKNLFFNIKSGRLILKELGVYQGTVELKGEVHYINGKILPQIQGMASGIPFIEKVGFESNVLGDTTIINFFDGQALNGTFSAQMKLTSLKNYIIETNFRNIDISRFLNSKKAILLSGRLGYKDQKFFGIASSPIENGLAIDTLYFAGRYKNNQIFIDTLLINERDMNISATGKLYPDYDIGISINFLELKRFSNFYPVSGFVYGNIFIKGNFNELGKTIFNADLKINDFSTTDFYLNNCLVKIENFVWNEKINVVKVDIDSAGYKNIGIDKLHFYLKKDEFLSVAHRNSDTLLLKGKLLIDGTGTIDSLFINFHKKYAHNIEPIFFDIFNRKLGTVHLKLANGEMVFSLTENKLSIFDIDLDELFKFLGLKEQIKGKLALNFERNLLSVNGESLFYRGLNNGRLSIKGEYQKNEIKSFQLSIADANNQSFETYGSVSLDQSKLYAKFKDVRPWIFPFLNSFMESPDGLMSGELEFEGNFKDFKITGSSEITNASFGINTISARFDSGYARVKFTGNQIVFETIKAQVYSSNSLRLGIRNWVNGGGVVKLEPKFRVRNLYFDFSFRDAPLQYQNYAYGIGSGNISISMKDEIMFYNGNINVKEGIIPVEFGTYLESGAEEEKKEWRMNLRLSGDRNIWLRNRDADIEFGGEVYLIKEQAPLYVSGNLETKRGNYYWLNHILKITSGKITIVPREVIDPEIDFWAELNTREREPETNQEIKIILHCTGNISEPIFEFFSEPPRYSEQDILTYLNLNITWRELESIKQGEYVGRVLPRTVLAYLESDVSRRLRAYTGLDYFRVEAPIFEPQEKTKVTVGKYISRNLFITYTYDITSFSNEFNVEYFIDDRNEILIKRDETGEYSLQYQYRIRF; from the coding sequence ATGAAGAAATTAATTGTTACATTAATAATAATTGTAATAATTGTTGTGGCATTGGTAGTTGTTGTCAATTTTGTTAACTGGGGTGCAGTTGGTTTGAGTATCTTGAATAGAACTACTGGTTATAAAATTTCTTATGAGAATATTGAAGGAAGTCTGTTCAAGGGATATACAATTCAAAATTATATAATTAAAACCTCTGAGACAGATAGCATTTATGGAGGGAGGGCACAGATAAGTTATCGATTTTTACCTTTAAGTTTTCGCCTCCCCACAATTTTTCAGTTGAACCTCCTTGAGCCTGTAATATATATTAAAGAAAAAAAAGGTGTGGCAGAAGAAGGGAAGTTTAGTATTCCGAAGTTCAATCTTTCAATTCGTATTAATGTAAAAAATGGAAGCATAATTTATGAAAACAACAAAAAATATAAAGTTGAAAATATTTCCGGGTTGATTTTTATAGATTTTTTAGGGAGGAGTCTTTATTTTACCACAATGAATTTAAGTTTGAAGAGTTCTGATATACCGTTGCAGATCTACGCAGCAAATATATTGTTGAATATTACCCCGGAAAAATTTGATTTAAGATCATGCCAGATAAAGGGCAGGGGGATAAACTTGCAGGGAAACGGATTTTACATTCCTAAGGAAAAAAATCTTTTTTTCAATATTAAGTCAGGCAGACTGATATTAAAAGAGTTAGGTGTTTATCAAGGAACTGTAGAACTGAAAGGCGAAGTCCATTATATTAATGGCAAAATACTACCTCAAATTCAGGGTATGGCATCAGGGATTCCTTTTATAGAAAAGGTCGGTTTTGAATCGAATGTGCTTGGTGATACAACTATAATCAATTTTTTTGATGGTCAGGCATTAAATGGTACTTTCTCTGCCCAGATGAAATTGACCAGTTTAAAGAATTACATAATTGAAACAAATTTCAGGAACATAGATATTTCAAGGTTTCTCAATTCAAAAAAGGCAATTCTTTTAAGTGGAAGACTTGGTTATAAAGACCAAAAATTCTTTGGTATAGCGAGTTCTCCTATAGAAAATGGACTTGCCATAGATACACTTTATTTTGCCGGGCGTTATAAAAATAATCAGATATTTATTGATACACTACTTATAAATGAAAGAGATATGAATATATCTGCAACTGGCAAATTATATCCTGACTATGACATTGGTATTTCAATCAATTTTTTGGAACTTAAAAGATTCAGCAATTTTTATCCTGTATCTGGTTTTGTGTATGGAAATATCTTTATCAAGGGGAATTTTAATGAACTTGGAAAGACAATTTTTAACGCTGACTTAAAAATAAATGATTTTAGCACCACTGATTTTTATTTAAATAATTGTCTTGTTAAAATTGAGAATTTTGTTTGGAATGAAAAAATAAACGTAGTCAAGGTTGATATTGATTCGGCAGGATACAAGAATATTGGAATAGATAAATTACATTTTTATCTCAAAAAAGATGAATTTCTTTCAGTTGCCCATCGGAACAGTGATACCCTTTTGTTAAAAGGAAAATTGCTAATTGATGGGACAGGCACGATTGACTCACTCTTTATTAATTTCCACAAAAAATATGCTCACAACATTGAACCGATTTTTTTTGATATTTTTAATAGAAAACTTGGGACTGTGCATTTGAAACTTGCTAATGGAGAAATGGTTTTTTCACTAACTGAAAATAAACTCTCAATTTTTGATATTGACCTTGATGAGTTATTCAAATTTTTGGGTTTGAAGGAGCAGATAAAGGGAAAATTAGCTTTAAATTTTGAAAGAAATTTGCTGAGTGTAAATGGTGAAAGTTTATTTTATCGTGGACTGAATAATGGCAGGCTTTCTATAAAGGGTGAATATCAGAAGAATGAGATAAAAAGCTTTCAATTAAGTATAGCCGACGCTAACAATCAATCATTTGAGACTTATGGTTCGGTTTCTTTGGATCAATCAAAGTTATATGCAAAATTTAAAGATGTAAGACCCTGGATATTCCCATTTTTGAATTCATTTATGGAATCTCCCGATGGATTGATGAGTGGTGAATTAGAATTTGAAGGTAATTTTAAGGATTTTAAAATAACTGGTTCAAGTGAGATTACCAATGCAAGCTTTGGAATAAATACTATTTCGGCAAGGTTTGATTCTGGGTATGCAAGAGTTAAATTTACAGGCAATCAAATTGTTTTCGAAACGATAAAAGCGCAGGTCTATTCAAGCAATTCATTACGCCTTGGAATTAGAAACTGGGTAAACGGTGGTGGAGTTGTAAAATTAGAGCCGAAATTCCGTGTGCGCAATCTTTATTTTGACTTCAGTTTTCGTGATGCACCACTTCAGTATCAAAATTATGCCTATGGAATCGGCTCGGGAAATATTTCAATCAGTATGAAAGACGAAATAATGTTTTATAATGGGAATATAAATGTAAAAGAAGGGATTATACCTGTGGAATTCGGAACATATCTTGAATCGGGTGCGGAAGAAGAAAAAAAAGAATGGCGAATGAATTTACGGTTGAGTGGTGATAGGAATATCTGGTTGCGGAATCGTGATGCGGATATTGAGTTTGGAGGAGAAGTTTATCTCATAAAAGAACAAGCACCGCTCTATGTTTCAGGAAATCTGGAGACAAAAAGAGGAAATTATTATTGGCTCAATCATATCTTAAAGATAACAAGTGGGAAGATAACAATTGTTCCCCGGGAAGTTATTGATCCCGAAATTGATTTCTGGGCAGAACTGAATACCCGGGAAAGGGAGCCTGAGACAAACCAGGAAATAAAAATCATTCTGCACTGCACAGGTAATATTTCGGAGCCGATTTTTGAATTCTTTTCTGAACCTCCACGCTATAGCGAACAGGATATATTGACTTATTTGAATCTAAATATCACCTGGCGTGAACTTGAATCTATAAAGCAGGGTGAATATGTGGGCAGGGTACTGCCAAGAACTGTGCTTGCTTATCTTGAGAGTGATGTTTCAAGAAGGCTCCGTGCGTATACCGGGCTTGATTATTTCAGGGTTGAAGCACCAATTTTTGAACCACAGGAAAAGACGAAAGTTACAGTTGGAAAATACATCTCCCGCAATCTTTTTATCACTTACACCTATGATATTACATCTTTTTCAAATGAATTTAATGTAGAATATTTTATTGATGACCGCAATGAGATTTTAATCAAAAGAGACGAAACTGGCGAATACAGTCTTCAGTATCAATATCGGATAAGATTTTAA
- a CDS encoding glycosyltransferase family 2 protein has product MESEITLSIIIPVYNEVDNIERLIKAVKAVDIKKELIIVDDYSTDGTRNYLKKITDAKVIFHEKNMGKGSAIRTGLKNATGDVVIIQDADLEYSPSDYPRLLEPIIRGKTKVVYGSRILGKGKFLKKSYFANRVLTLLTNLLFKGHITDMETCYKMIDRNLMRSLNLVSSRFEIEPEITCKLLRKGIKITEIPISYYGRTAGKKIGVKDGIQAIWNIVKWKIKK; this is encoded by the coding sequence GTGGAATCAGAGATAACTCTTTCAATAATTATTCCAGTTTATAATGAAGTTGATAATATTGAGAGATTGATAAAAGCAGTTAAGGCGGTTGATATTAAAAAGGAACTCATAATTGTTGATGATTATTCAACCGATGGAACGAGAAATTACTTAAAGAAGATAACCGATGCGAAGGTTATTTTCCATGAGAAGAATATGGGCAAAGGTTCGGCAATAAGGACCGGATTAAAAAATGCAACGGGTGATGTGGTTATAATTCAGGATGCAGACTTAGAATATTCACCGAGCGATTATCCAAGACTCCTTGAGCCCATTATCAGAGGTAAAACAAAAGTTGTCTATGGTTCAAGGATTCTGGGTAAAGGTAAATTTTTAAAAAAGAGTTATTTTGCTAATCGTGTGCTGACCTTGTTGACCAATTTATTATTTAAAGGGCATATCACTGATATGGAAACCTGTTATAAAATGATTGATAGAAATTTGATGCGTAGTTTGAACCTTGTTTCATCACGATTTGAGATTGAGCCGGAAATTACCTGTAAATTATTAAGAAAGGGTATCAAGATTACCGAAATTCCGATTTCGTATTATGGCAGGACTGCAGGTAAAAAAATCGGTGTGAAAGACGGTATTCAGGCGATATGGAATATTGTGAAATGGAAGATAAAAAAATAA